A region of the Littorina saxatilis isolate snail1 linkage group LG12, US_GU_Lsax_2.0, whole genome shotgun sequence genome:
ccaggcggtcaccttttttagaaaatatccttaaaggatctttaacctcactgtgaccttggaatttgatgaggtttaatttaacttgcgtagtgtgccaagtttcaaggccctagcttcaaaaacatatgagaaaacctcattgaaaaatgtatatgtttgacctcaacgcgaccctgctgtgaccttgactttttcaaccagactttaatcgtgtgtgaacattatacattagaactgtgtgtattttcaaagctcgtgctataaacgcgctgaataaattgaaaatattccacatttggaccagatgtgaccccgctgtgaccttgaactttgacaaagattaacaagcaggtcacttttaatgaggttttataaaaatgctgaaagtatgtgaagtgtgtaaagtctaactgatctagtattaaaacatgtaagacgtgacaacgacaattttccagtttgcaaaggaaatttaacctcgctgtgaccttgaaattcaatgttgtttaatgtgatgtgcaccatacctggaggtcattatactttggttgtgtgccaagtttcaaagccctagctttaaaaacgtgcgagataaccttaatgctatgactcagtgccgttttgaatgatataacgaacaaaattatcgttatttgtaaaatcatttgggtaaatttatcttttcttttcgtaattgggttccagcatctgttgtcttaacaaaaatcacaatatcagtcgtgtttgtcaacttttattttttagcccctttgtccgcttttcgtgcgcaccttttggcacttagtcatatatatatatagatagctGCTACACATGCCGGACACAATTACGGCAAGCGTTGACGAGGCGGAAGATGAAGGAAAACAACATTATATGTTCCCGGAAGTGGTAGGCAGCCGCGGGGTCGAAATGGTTGatattgagatttgttgtgatttgaaCTAGTCAGACCCCGTATCTTAATTGTCCCCACACAGCCTGCACCTAGTTTCGCTTCGTGCCCTTCAGCCCAGGTCTTCTGCTATTTCCGACAGCTTCGATGGGGTTGACAGCTTCTAGTGACGTTTTTAATCTCGTTGTCTCCAGGAGAGCAGGTTTGTGAAAAATAACATGGGTTCATACTTCCGACGATTCAAgttgtttttcatttctttcatttcttTGTTCAATGTTGACGCCCACACAAGTCGCGTCGCGTCAATGACGCGCATCTGTAGTGCGTCACAGCAGCCGCCATGAATAACACGCGAGCTGCGTGTTCCAGAGGCTTCCACGCAGCGTCGAATGCCGCGTGTTGATTTGTTGCTTttgtgagagaaaaacaaaagcagaggATAGATTGGAATTCACTCCGAGTGGACATTTGGACGTTCTCTCCTTTAAAATATCAGATACGGACAGAATCGCTGCTGTGCGCGCATaagtgtgtgcgttcgtgcgtgcgtgaatacatgtgagggtgtgtgtgtgtgtgtgtgtgcagtgtgtgtgtgtgtgtgtgtgtgcgagcgtgcgtgcatacgtgtttgtgcgtgcgtgcgtagcctacatacgtgtgtatgtgcccgttgtgtgtgtgcgtatgtgtgtagcCATAGACCAAATGGTCTATGGTGTAGCATAGGCCCTCAAACCCCTGACCACACCCTGCAGTCCTGCCCCACCTTGACGCGCTGAGACGCCAGACGTGGCCCTGTGCCCTGCACAGTGGGATACTGCGGCGAATCGCAGACTTCGCTTTGAAATAAAAACCTATTGGCGATTTAGCGTGCCcgggaatgcagaagaagaagaaagagagagcatcCTTCAACTCAAACATGCACCAAAAATCTAAAGCGGAAATTCTATCTGTGTAAGATAGGAAGTTTTGATGTACGAATATCCTAAAATCGGGAAGGAATGTTCCtttagataaaaaaaacaaaaaaaacatgagAAGAATACTTTCTGCTTTCAGTTGTCTACATTATATCAGTAAGGTTTCTTAATTCCTGTATACAATTTCCCGCAGGAAACCGAGAGGAAGTTGCCGAGCCCATAATCATATGACGAAAAGATAACTCAAACTTTTCGACAAACCCCTTTCGCACTCCTCCACAAACCACAGAAAGAACGTaacttgacttacttgacttattcctgtagactccctgtggagcatagggccgcaacaacTCCTCGCCAACGCACCCGGTTCTGGGCAGCTCCTTTCAGTCGGGGCCATGTCGTGCCAGCTGCCTTTGCCTCACTTTCAATTGATCGTTTCCAGGTCTGCTTTGGCCGCCCAACTTTTCTCTTTCCCTGTGGGTTCCAATCCAGGGCCTGTCTGGTAATGTTGTCGTTTGGCTTCCGTAGGGTGTGTCCAATCCATCCCCACTTTCGCTTCTTGACATCCTGGCTGATGGGCTTCTGGTTGGTTCGCTTCCACAGGTCGGCGTTCGAAATCTGAAAGAACGTAAAgagcctttaaaaaaaaaaaaaaaaaaaaaagagatatcTTGTGAAGGCACACGTCGTATTCCTTCTCGAGAAAACGGCAcggtgttgttatttttgtttctttttacataaGATAAAACCATCCCAACTCTTGGTCACATAGCAAACatcaacaccttgactgcttgTTGTGGTGCGCTTGAAGTTTTtgaagattttttattttttttttaaagaaacaaGCCACTTGtggcttttacgaaattaattcataaaaaaaatcaccTTTGTGCACAcggagcacccaggctgttcatttacggtatgtgaccaagtggaggggtggtattatcccatgtaaaagcctggccagatctcagatgatgagccgaactgtttacacgggaaggagtgtgcctttaaaagatACTTTCATTCTAGTGtaaaggcccggtcacacagcccaaaagtcgcgtaaacgcatgaatcacgcaTACAATTTGGTTGTGCGTGCTTGTCAGTCGAGAATTTGACCATTTTCGCTGATTTACGTGATGAAAATCACCGATGAATGGTCGACGTTTTGGATATTATCTCCCTTGCCGCCGATTGGCGTCGCTTCGGTTGTAAGGGGCTTCGAGCAGACGCTTCCATCTTTATCCCCAGTCATTTTTGATTTTGTCTATCGACGTTCTGCGACTCGTTAGCAAAGATTAGGATGCCGAGCGGGTGTTGTTGTGTTCCTGGATGTTCAAGGCGTGGCGGCCATACGTTTCCAGAAGATGAGGAGCGAAGGAAGAGTTGGATGCATGCTGTTAGACGCGGAATAGAGTCGATCGTCGACGAGGAAACAAGTGAactcaagaaaaaaaagtttgcaCCGACGAAGCACAGTATCGTTTGCCATGGGCACTTCGTAGAATCTGATTATCACAACAAGAAACTCACAGTAGATGGTATGTACATTTATCTGTAAATAATCGGGAAGATTGGTGGGGAATCATgaaaaatatgcacacacaacacagcttTTTGTTGTCACTTTTTCCATGTGTGTTACAGGCTCTCGTCATTTTGCTTTCATGCGCCTCTGTTTGACGCTCGGTCTTCTCTCTTTCATAAGCCCTTGGTggtgttagtgtttgtgtgtgtgtgtgtggggggggggggggggggggagatgccAAGTGCAAATCTAAAGATAGATTTTTTTGCGATCAAAATTTTGAgaatgaatacatgtataattaatacagtggaacctgtgaATAGCACCCCTCCAAATAGGGCCAAATCTGTGATTACGCTCAATAGCACTGTCAATTTTGGACCAATTGCTGCGTCACATGGCAAACACAAACACCGAGAGGCGACTGTTGTAACATGTGAGGAGCAAAAACAGTGTTTTTGTTGGCCGTGTGACGCACGTCTAAACGTGCCTGTGAATACCTCAAAGTAGCACTTCTTTTGGTTCGGTCCCTTGGGGTGGTACTAAttgcaggttccactgtactaagaAAAGATGACCTGGTGACCCTGAAGCAGTTTTTGAAGTACATGTATTATAGGCCCTGCTGCGTTCAGTAGTAGGCTGACTAATGTCATGattatatattattatatatgCCAAAATCAAACCCTGCATGTGTGCTGTTTGAGTTTGATGACAAATGCATTAAAATGCTAGTTTAGAACATGGCGttctgttttacttttagtggaTTTGACTGTGAATatgttcgtgtgagtgtgtgtgtgcagaacgaATGAAATGAAATTAATCACAAACTGAAGTCAGCAGTCGCTATTTGTACTTGGATTCTTATAAAGAAAAATATGCAAGAAAACTATTTAAAATGTTTATTATTTGAGTTCAAAGGATGTATTAGGTGTAAAAGATGATCCCTCATAGGCCTATCATAACAGGAGAAATCCATCAATGTGAAAAATCAGTTTTTGACACTTTTATATTATATTGCTCGTGAAAGTAAGATAATTATTTCTTTCTAAAGATACACCAATCTTCTAGCTTACAtcattttcaatccaggtcAAAAAGCGGCTGCTGACGTTCAGTTTTATCTACAGGAATAAGACATCCTCAAACAACATTCACACACTTCGCACCAAGACCTGTTACTTGATTGCACACCTGACCTTTACTTCAAATTTATAAATTTTCAAGCTTACATTCACATACATGTAccttgcaaaacaaaacaatattctTTGAAGCACATTATCTAACCTTTACTTGAAATCAGTTATCAAGCATGATCATACACTTTACGTTCTTCGCATACATGTACTTGGCATGGACAAAAAATATTCTTTGGCGCACATCTGATCAACTCGACACCTCAACACAACCTCCTTTTATCCATCGTGTACAGGaaaataaatttcaatcaaacagtaaaaacacaacacaaaaacactggCTAACACTTGGatccactttaaaaaaaaatttaaaaaaaatccactaCAAAGGGAGGTAAATTGATGCATTCACACATGCCGTCATGCCCACATATTTTATAACCAGTAGTACAAACATTCAATCATGCCCACTATCGTAACATAAACAGGCTCATTTTGAGGCGCGCAGCCAGCGACCGTCCGGTAGTTATGTAGGTAAGACTGTAATATTGCTAGCAGTAGCAATGAACATAAacaaagcgctttacattctcaTGCATTGGGCTATCCTGTACCTGGTTAGGACTAGAGTCACAGCTACCAATCCTGGTGCAAGATCAGtcatttccttcaatttcaatTTAAGAAACACAGTCCAGCACTATGCATAAGTAGAACAGCACAAAAGTTAATTCTCCATGTCAGATTCCATCTCCTCCTCCCCTTTGTAGGTTCTGTACAGGTGGGTTTCCAGCAAAACGTCACGGAAGTGATTGTCGATACTGCAGGTAGGTCTCCTCATACAGTGATTTGCTGACCTGCAACACAAATTGAGAgaacaagaattaaaatcaaTCTAAATATTTCTTAAAACAACTAGAAATAGCTTGGGCAATCTAAATATTATTATATCTGATCTGGGGTGATATCTTTGTCACAGGTACATCTTTTTAACCCTCGAGATAAACTGGGGTTAAAATAACCCTGCGTCACAGATACAGCACCAGTGCTCAGATAACCCAAGGTTAGGGGATAACCCGaatgttaaaaaatataaaCCTGCAACAAACATACCCCTGGGCTGGAATTCATGTCGGTCGGTTAGTTGATTTTACCAACTGATATGGTAGGTTAACATACCAACATGAATTCCATCCCTGGTTGGTAACTTTTGTCGGCATACGTACGTGAAAAATCTGGTAAATCATTTTATGAGCTGATGTTGGCAGACTGTTGGAACTTGAATTTACTGTATATGTGTTTATTTTAAATATTTTACATCACTATTGAAATGAAAGAAAAGTTGACTTCCTACCCCGTCGGCCCCCTCTCGGACAAGATCAGTGCCACACAGAtgtataaaaaatgaaaaaaaaaatgttactaACCTGCTTCAGATCAGCATCTACCGACAGTAGATATCCGTCAACAAGCTTCCTGGTTACTGCTGGCAACGGTGTGTCCAGGTTGATGTCCCGGTATGTGCTAGGTTCTGGAACATCCAGAGAGAAGGCCTTTTCTTGTTGATCATCTTTTCGTCCAAAGTTGGCATTCTTCACATAGGCTTCCAGtctgaaacaaaacacaaatggTAGCCTTGTGATTGATGATTCTTCTTTTCAGCACAGAGTAACCAAATTCAACACTGAACAGGCTTGATAAGTTGATTGATGccactcccccaccccccctccccccaaaaatatCAGGACTTCATATATAATTTATTAACACTACCTGTAGAAAGTATGTGTTGAGAGAGTTCTAGTACTACTACACAGTAGGCCTACATACTAGCTAGGTCATCATCATGCCAAAGCTACAGgagtcaattaaaaaaaaataaaaaaataaaaaaatatttggtaGACGTTCCTCTTTTATTATCATTAATGTTTCCCACAACTGAAAAAGAGCCAAACGTTGcagaaaagattaaaaaaaaacttctcTGCACCGtacgacacacacacgcttcAACTCACCGATCAACAAGATCGTTTTTCCGGCCATCTTGCTTTGCACCCCTTTTCTTGCATTCTGTTCGAAGGTCAGCCAGCGTCATGTCACCAAATTTCTTCATTTTAGCTCACTGAATGTCGACAAAAGCCCAACAAAACGTTGAAAAGCTTGGGTCACCACGCGAACAAACAATGGTGGATTGCTGCGGAGATTGAAGAGTAAGCCACTTACAACGACAGCGCCGCCTAGCGGCTGCTAAGACTCGGCCTATCGGCAATGTCGCTCATTGCGCAAGAACTACGGAAAGATcacgcaaaaatcactaacaaacCACGAACTACAGCGCATAGGCACGCAAAGGTCCACGGAAAACCACGTATAATCTGTGCACTATCACTAATGAACTGCGTATGAATCGCGCATGATTCGCGCATGAACTGCGCAAGGAATGCGCGGCAGCGCGCACGTCCGGTTCCGCGCATGATAAACTGATGCAACCGCGGCGCCTTGGCATTCCCGTTTCAACAGTCGCAGGCAGCACATTGTTCCAAGTTTTCAAGTTCTCATTCTTCATCCGTTTCAGGGCCACTCATAGTTCTGACCATGCCGCCCAAGAAAGGCCGTCAGCCGACCATTACCAGACACGTCTACCCACAGGAACTTGTAATCAGACGTCACCATGGCAAAGAGAATGACGCTGAAGAAGTTCTTGTAGTTGTAGTACTCGGAGCCAGAGTCCGGGGGAGCCT
Encoded here:
- the LOC138982463 gene encoding uncharacterized protein, which codes for MKKFGDMTLADLRTECKKRGAKQDGRKNDLVDRLEAYVKNANFGRKDDQQEKAFSLDVPEPSTYRDINLDTPLPAVTRKLVDGYLLSVDADLKQVSKSLYEETYLQYRQSLP